The proteins below come from a single Alnus glutinosa chromosome 9, dhAlnGlut1.1, whole genome shotgun sequence genomic window:
- the LOC133878321 gene encoding fasciclin-like arabinogalactan protein 12: MAKQAVFSLSILLVFLSHGITTSAQPAAAPAKPADAPAQPANPPVQAANPPVQAAKAPTQPAQIPVQKGPTDVTKILKKAGGYSVFIRLLKSTGVAGQLFGQLNDSNTGFTIFAPTDSAFSNLKPGALNSLSDLQKTQLIQFHILNTVVTLTNFQTLSNPVPTEAGDVGDGEFPLNITTAGNQVNISTGLVNTTLGGAVYSDDQLAIYQVNKVLLPINIFSPKPKVARAPLSSKPKTNKDDAESPSGSSKVDEAAAMRLSKHGMLVSIGVAVVAFFVMKGT; encoded by the coding sequence ATGGCCAAACAGGCAGTCTTCTCCCTCTCAATTCTACTTGTCTTTCTCTCCCATGGCATCACAACTTCAGCCCAGCCAGCCGCAGCTCCGGCCAAGCCCGCCGATGCCCCTGCCCAACCCGCCAATCCTCCAGTCCAAGCCGCCAATCCTCCGGTCCAAGCCGCCAAGGCCCCAACCCAGCCCGCCCAGATCCCTGTGCAGAAGGGTCCCACCGACGTTACCAAAATCCTTAAAAAGGCAGGTGGGTACTCGGTCTTTATCCGTCTCTTAAAGAGCACAGGGGTGGCTGGGCAACTATTTGGGCAGCTCAACGATTCAAACACTGGGTTTACCATCTTCGCTCCTACCGATTCTGCATTCTCGAACCTTAAACCAGGTGCTTTAAACTCTCTGTCTGACTTACAAAAGACCCAACTAATACAGTTTCATATCTTAAACACCGTTGTTACTCTCACAAACTTCCAAACCTTGAGCAATCCAGTGCCAACAGAAGCTGGAGATGTCGGCGATGGCGAGTTTCCGCTAAACATTACCACTGCAGGAAACCAAGTTAACATCTCCACCGGCCTTGTGAACACAACATTGGGCGGTGCAGTGTATTCTGATGACCAACTTGCTATTTATCAGGTGAACAAAGTGCTTCTTCCGATAAACATTTTTTCTCCTAAGCCTAAAGTAGCCCGGGCACCATTGTCGTCGAAGCCTAAGACAAATAAGGATGATGCGGAGAGTCCATCTGGTTCTTCTAAAGTGGACGAGGCTGCAGCAATGAGACTCAGCAAGCATGGAATGTTGGTGTCCATTGGAGTTGCTGTGGTTGCATTTTTTGTGATGAAAGGAACTTGA